The Methanothrix sp. DNA window GCGGAGCAGCTCACCGCCTGTGTAGCCCGAACCGCCGACTATTCCTATGTCTATCATGCTGCGTGAGGACCTCTCTGCTGATATAAATCTGCGGCGCTAGACCCTCCTGGAGAGCCTCAGGCTGAGCTGGCCGAGATCTCTTCCCAGCTCCTCGATCCTTTCTCTGTTCTCGAGATGCGAGAGCCATCGTTCAGGTATCCATGAAGTTCCGTATCTTGCGCCTGCGAGTGCCCCTGTGATCGATGCCACCGAGTCTGTATCACCTCCAGCATTGACCGCCTCCACAATGGCCTCCTCCGGATCAAGGCGCACAAAGCAGTAGAACGCAGAGGGCACAGCATCATGCACAGACGGAGATGTGCCAAGCATATCCAGCGCATCTGATGGATCTTTATCCAGGAGCAGGATCGACCTCACCTCCTCCAGCTTTCTTCCGAGCTCCGGGGAGATCCTCGAGGCGTTCTCTGCTGATACCTCAAGGATGGTCATGCGCGGGAGGTCCAGAAGAGATAGAGCAACACCAACAGCGACCGCAACAGCTCCAGCCCTGGCTGCGCGGCTTCTGTGTGTGACGATGCTCTGGAGCTCAGAGTACCTGGATACCATGCTCAGATCCCAGTGGTACACGAGACCGATCGGCGCAGCCCTCATCGCAGCCCCGCAGGTCTCTATACTGACACCAGCCTCCTGCCAGGGCTTTCCGGAGAGCATGTTCTCTATTGCGGATCTTGTTGTGATCCCAACACCTCTGTTGAGCCTCTCGTTCAGTATCCATCTGGATCCCCATCTCATCAGATGCTCAGCAAAAACATCACCTGAGAAGCCCTGAGCCTCGATGATGGCCTCCGCCAGGATCAGGGTCTCCTCAGTATCATCTGTGTACTGGCCTGCCTGGAGCCCGTGGTGGAAATGGTGCTCAGGCGCAGGAAGCATATCGACGACCCTTCCAAATGCTCGCTGTATCTCCAGAGCAGAGAAACCCTCAAGCGGCATCCCCAGAGCATCTCCGACCGCAGATCCTAGAAGGGAACCGATAAATTTATCGAGAAGATCCATGCTGTTAAATTAAAATGCAGAGGACAAAAAGCTTGGCCAGCCTGCTGCATGATATGATGTGGCCTGTGGGGCCAGGTACCCCAGATCCGGCAGTGCCATCAAATGCGCCTGCATCTACCATAATGTCGCCCGGGGGATGTAAGAGCGCGTCGGATAGGCCTGCAGCACCACACTGCACGCAGAACCCGCGCGATAGCTGGGATCTGTTTTACCGCCGGAGGGGGAGATCATGGGGTGGCATCACGCGGGATATCCCTGAGCTTCCCTGCGGCTCAAGGGTCCTCGAGCTCGGCTGTGGAAGCGGGAAGACCCTCCGGGGGATGATCGGGAGAGGATGGCACATCGTGGCCATCGATATATCCCCGAGGGCGGTCATGCTCACAAGATCCATCATTAGGGAGATTGCAGCATCAGGTCAGAGAAGTGATTGCAAAGATACATGCTCAAAGGGCCTCACAGAGGATGTGGAGCCTATCGCAGCCGACGGCAGGTTGCTCCCTTTCAGGGATGGAGCATTTGATGCTGTCTTCGCCTTCCATGTCCTGGGGCATCTGCTCGGGCCTGAGAGATCTGTGATGGCTGGGGAGATCATACGGGTCACCCGCAGGGGTGGCCTGGTCTTCTTCAGAGGATTCTCATTTGACGATCTAAGAGCTGGAGGCGATGAGATCGAGGAGAGGACCTTCATCCGTGGGGATGGGACGATCACGCATTACTTCACAGAGGAGGAGGTTCTTCAGATCTTCAGGCAGCTTTCGAGCACATCTGTCACTACTGTGAGATGGAGCATGAGGGTCGGAGGCCTTGATCTCATCAGATCCGAGATAAGAGCAGCATTCAGGAAAGAGTGATATGGAATCACCTCGTAATAAGAAATGATGCCGATGGTAGCAGGGTCTTCGAAGGAGCGGCAGGGAGGGGGCGCCTGAGTGCCGGCTGACCCGCGCCTGGAGTGCGTCAGGGCGCTTTCTGAGCACCCGGTCTTTCCGCTGCTTGTGCGCGCTGCGCTCCGCGCGAGGGTGTCGAGAATGCAGCCCGGCGAGGTCTTTCATTTCGAGGGGGAGGAGATCTTCGTCGAGGAGGATGAGCGGAGCCGGAGCGTTGTGGTTCAGGTTGTTCTGGGTGAGGAGAGGCTGATCGAGATGTTCCGAGGCGCAGCTGAGACGGCCGGAATCCCTGACGCGAGATCATGCCTTGGGGATATCCTGGATCTCGCTCGGGATGATCTCAGAAGACGATATGGGATAGAGCTCACAGTCAGAGGGGGCATCGCGAGAGCAGAGGCGGTCGCTTATAAAGTCGAGAGGTGGAGCTGGAGAGACGGGCCGCTTTAGCTGAGATATCAGAGATCTGCACGATCAGCAGACAATTCCTGGGCGATCATGTACCTGAGTGTCAGGAGTATCACAATATTGATCGCGAGGGCGGTGAGCGCGGAAAGCTGGTCCCTGTAGAACGCGAATGTCTGGACCAGAAGGACCTGGACAAGCATGGCGCTCTTGAACCGGTAGTATGCTGCCAGGCGATTGCGTCTGATCATGAGCACTCCGGAGAGCACAAGGATGGACGATACTGTTGCAGCGAGTAGCTCAGGCCAGCTGGCCATGCTTATGGAGATCAGCCTGAGCTGCAGCAGCGAGTCTGCCAGCTTGAGCATAACCAGCAGCGAGGCCTCACACAGCGTCAATACAGACTGGATGATGAAGAACGCGATTACCGCATTAACGAACCACTTTCTGCTGACAAGCCACTCGTAAACCCTCCTCGCCCCCTCCCTGCATCTTGTATAAATTCCAGGATCTGGTTTCTGGATGCACTCCATCCCTGCCAGCATCTCTCTGAACACCCTGACGAGAGGATCGGATGGATCGCACCCGTCCAGCAGATCAAGCGCCCTCTTTCTCTCATGGAGATCGAGATCCTTGATTACAGCATCCTTGACAAGCTCTAAGGCATTTAAAAGGCACTCCTCATGTGTGAGCTGCTCGCCGTTTATCATCTGGAAGAAGATGTACAGAAGCACGAATGTTATGTAGATCAGCGCCACAGTTGGCTGGAAGAAGTAGTTGTTGTCCATTGTCACGAACTTACCCAGCTCATCAACGAACGCGCCGAAACCGATCCCGCCTACAACGGCTGCGAGATCCGAGGAGTATCGGTCTATGAATGCGAGGAGTATGACAATTGAGAGCACCATCAGGGCCCCGCCGAGGAGCACATGTGCTATATGGAGGCCGCGGATTGCGAGCTGCGGGTAGCCGGTGGCATGCAGAATGAACCTTATGCATAAAATGGTCGCCACAGAGGTTACCATGAACAGCTCAAGCCGTTTATCTGCCTCCGCGCTTCTTATGAGATGCTTTGGGACCAGCGATGGCGATCTGCAGCTCATATAATGCTCGCAACGCTCCATGTGGAGAACATTTATCTGCCAGAGATCGCCCAATGGAACTATCGTCATGATAAAGGTTCTGATGGTATGAGATCGCCATGCGAGGAGATTGTGTGGGAGGTTCTCCCTGGAATACGGGCCACGATAGCACAGGAGCTGGTGAGGCGGGGCGTCTCTCAGAGGGAGGTATCACGGCTGATGGATGTCACGCCTGCGGCAGTCTCGCAGTATGTCTCCGGAAAGAGAGGCTACAACATCGTGTTCAGAGACGATATCAGGGAGGAGATCTCCAGGCTTGCAGAGGATCTTATGGACGGAGATGCTGTTGACCTCATAGAGAGGATGTGCGAGATCTGCAAGAAAGCGCGCGGAGATGAGCTCTGTCCTGTGGAGATCAGGGAGGAGCAGACAGGCCCGCCAGGATAGATCTCAGGGCGTGTATTCAGAGTTCAGACGCATGCGACATCGTAATGTCATGTTATGGCTCTTATTCATCTGACAACCTGCCTGAAGAGGGCATCATTCGCGCTCGTTTCAACTTATCTTCGACTACATCGAAGGGTTTCGACGAAGTCGAAACTGTCGAAACCCTTCGATGTAGTCGATGGCAAGGGGATGAGTGCGTTCAGCAACCGGCCCGTATGTCCTTCAAATTGCTGAATACATAAGGGCGCATGCAATTATGCCAGTGCATGCCGATTCCTGGCATCCCCTTCAAGTCGCAGCCGGATCTTCAGGCACGTCTCAATATCCAGACACGGTGCACATCATGCGATCTGTTGATTTCAAGACTTCAACTCGGGTGTTCAAGACCAAATATCGGGGACGTGAAAACCCTTATATACTGGCGAATTGTTCGAGAGTGATATCCGCATGAGGGCCGGGTGGCCCTTGGCGCATGAACTGATGTTCGAACGCGCTGGGCGCGTGAGTCGGTCTCTAGCGAGGCTTTGCGGAGGATTTGGATGAAGATTATCAAGAAGACTAATCCGAGACTGGTCCGTCTCATCAGCGACCTCAAGGCTGCCTCACGTGAGAGCAAGGCCGCTATCTGGCGTGATGTTGCTGAGAGGCTGGAGAAGCCGAGGCGAAACTACGCCGCGGTCAACCTGAGCAGGATCAACAGACACACTGGAGATGATGACACGGTGCTGGTCGCTGGCAAGGTTCTTGGGGCCGGAGAGATAGATCACAGGGTAACAGTTGCTGCGCTTGGTTTCAGCGAGCAGGCGGCGTCGAAGATAATTTCCGCGGGTGGAAGATGCATGAAGATAGAGGAGCTCATGAGGCTCCATCCCAAGGGTACTGGCATAAAGATTCTGAGGTGAGTGCGATGATCTTCGATGCGACCGGTCTGGTTATGGGCCGTCTGGCCAGCATAACTGCGAAGTGTCTTCTCCAGGGGGAGGAGATAAGGATAGTGAACGCTGAGAAGGCCATAATCTCCGGAAGTAAGGAGTCGGTCCTCCGCGAGTATCGCGAGATGCTGGAGAGGGGCACCCGTGAGAAGGGGCCGTACTTCCCGAAGCGCCCTGATCGCATCCTTAAAAGGACTGTGCGGGGAATGCTTCCCTATAAGACCGGCAGGGGTAGAGAGGCGATGGCTCGCCTCAGGGTCTACGTGGGCGTACCTCCAGACCTGAGCGGCATGGCCTTTGAGCAGCCGGATGGGGCCAAGGTAAAGCGAGCCACAAGCTACATTGAGCTTGGCGAGCTGAGCAGGATGCTTGGCTCGGAGTTCTAGGGAGGATCTTCATGAAGGTGGTCAACTCCTCGGGAAAGAAGAAGACTGCGATCGCCAGGGCAACATTCAAGGAGGGCAAGGGCAGAATTCGCATAAACAATGTGCCGCTCGAGATCGTCGAGCCTGCTCTGGCCCGGATGAAGATGATGGAGCCGGTAGTCATGGCGACAGAGGCGTTTTCGAGCGTCGATGTGGACGTCTCGGTTAGGGGCGGTGGCGTCATGGGTCAGGCGGATGCCGTCAGGACAGCCCTGGCCAGGGGCATACTCGAGTGGACTGGTGATGCCGCTCTGAAGGAGGCATACGCTGAGTACGACAGAAACCTTCTTGTAAGCGATCACAGACAGAAGGAGAAGAAGAAGTTTGGCGGACTTGGTGCCAGAGCAAAGTACCAGAAGTCCTACAGGTGAGGTGCCTTGATCCCGGTAAGATGCTTCTCCTGTGGGAAGGTCATCTCCAGCGTGTGGGAAGAGTACAGGGAGCGGATCAAATCCGAGCCACCTGGAAAGGTGATGGACGACCTTGGGATAGAGAGGTACTGCTGCAGGCGGATGCTTCTATCCCATGTTGAGGTCGTGGATATGCTCCGCAGGTACCAGTAGAGAGAAAGGGGGTTGTAGGGTAGCCTGGTCCATCCTACAGCGTTCGGGACGCTGTGACCTGAGTTCGAATCTCAGCAACCCCATCATACTCTTCCTTTTGAGGTGGCTATTTGAAGGGCGAGAAATATACTCGATTTGAGCGAGCCAGGATAGTGGGAGCACGTGCTCTGCAGATTTTCATGGGAGCCCCAGTGTTAATAAGGACGGAATCCATAGACCCTCTCGAAATAGCTCTTGAAGAGATGAGGTTGGGTGTTATACCTATAACCGTGAAACGTGATCGCAAAAGGTAGGTGAATTGATTGGTTGAAGAAGAGGTGATAACCGTCGAGGGCGATTATGAGACCCTGATCCCCATAGACGAGTATCTTGCAGCTGGTGTTCACATCGGAACGCAGCAGAAGACCAGCGACATGATGAAGTACATCTACAGGGTCAGGACAGACGGTCTTTACGTTCTTGATGTTCAGGCGACAGACAAGAGGATACGGCTTGCAGGGAAGTTTCTGGCGAACTATGAGCCCTCGAAGATACTTGTCGTCTCTGCCAGGCAGTACGGCCAGAGGCCTGCCACAATGTTCGCGAAGGCCGTCGGCGCCAGGGCGAACGTCGGGAGGTTCATACCGAACACTCTGACGAACCCGTCCTTCGCGGGATACATAGAGCCTGATGTGCTTTTGGTCACAGATCCGGCAGGCGATGGTCAGGCTGTCAAGGAGGCAGTTGATATCGGCATACCTGTGGTGGCGCTCTGCGACACCAACAACATGACCTCAAATGTTGATCTTGTGATACCCACAAACAACAAGGGCAGAAAGGCGCTGACGCTGATCTACTGGCTTCTTGCGAGACAGGTCATGCGCGAGCGCGGCGAGGAGGAGAAGTTCAGGTACACCGTGTCTGACTTCGAGATGGAGTTCTAGATATGAGGCCACCAGCTGCCGCCGGTATGTTCTATCCTGCAAGGGCCGAGGCGCTGCTCGCGGAGCTCAGCTCTGCATTTCGCGGGCTGAAGCGCGAGCCCATGCCGGTTATCGGTGCAGTGGTGCCACACGCCGGCTACATCTACTCAGGCTCTGTTGCAGCCGAGGTGTACGCGAGGCTTCCTGAGCGCGAGACATACGTTCTGATCGGCCCGAACCACACCGGCCTCGGGCTCCCAGTCGCCGTCAGCAGGGAGACCTGGAGAACCCCGCTGGGCAGTGTCCCTGTGGATCTTGAGCTCGCCGATGCCCTTGAGGGGTCGATAGTGGCGCATGATGAGCTGGCACACATGGAGGAGCACTCGATCGAGGTCCAGCTGCCGTTTCTCCAGAGGTGCTTCTCAGGCTTCAGGATACTCCCGATCTGCATGGGCATGCAGGATCAGGAGACCGCCATCGAGGTTGGTGAGGCTGTGGCGGATGCGATCATGAGGCTCGGAAGGAGCTGCAGTGTGATTGCATCCAGCGATCTCACGCATTATCTCAGACACGAGACCGCCAGGCAGCTTGATACATCGATACTTGAGTCGATAATCAGAATGGATATCGACGATCTGTATTCAAAGATCGAGATGCTCGATTCCAGGTACTACGGGCACGGGGTCTGTGGCTACGGGCCGATGGCAGCGACGATAGCAGCCTCCAGGCGACTGGGCGCGAGCATGGGGAAGCTTCTGCGCTATGCGACCAGTGGAGACGTCTCCGGAGAACGCGGACAGGTCGTGGGCTATGGGGCTGTGATATTCACCTAGGAGGAGTATGACAGCGGCATCAGCCCCGGGGAAGGTCATACTCTTCGGGGAGCATGCTGTTGTGTCAGGCGCCCCCGCGCTGGGCACCGCGATAGATCTGCGCGCCAGGGTCTTGGTTGAGGATCTCCCTGGAAAGACGGAGATCAGCATACATGGGCTGGGACTGAGGCTCTCCGGCTTCTCGGTCGATTCTGATGGGAGAGTCGTGTCTCTCGGCAGCTCAGATGAGGCGGCTGCTGCTGCCAGGTATGTGTCTGCTGTTGTGAAGACGCTTGGTGTGAGCGACGTGAGGATAACGGTCTCCTCTGAGATACCTGTGGCATCGGGTCTCGGGTCCTCCGCTGCCATAGTCGTTGCGACGCTGGCTGCACTGAGCCGCCACATGGGCATCGATATGGATGTCAGGAGTATCGCGGCAGAGGCCCACAGGATCGAGAAGATGGTGCAGATGGGCCTGGGGAGCCCGATGGACACA harbors:
- a CDS encoding 30S ribosomal protein S9, with product MKVVNSSGKKKTAIARATFKEGKGRIRINNVPLEIVEPALARMKMMEPVVMATEAFSSVDVDVSVRGGGVMGQADAVRTALARGILEWTGDAALKEAYAEYDRNLLVSDHRQKEKKKFGGLGARAKYQKSYR
- a CDS encoding ADP-ribosylglycohydrolase family protein gives rise to the protein MDLLDKFIGSLLGSAVGDALGMPLEGFSALEIQRAFGRVVDMLPAPEHHFHHGLQAGQYTDDTEETLILAEAIIEAQGFSGDVFAEHLMRWGSRWILNERLNRGVGITTRSAIENMLSGKPWQEAGVSIETCGAAMRAAPIGLVYHWDLSMVSRYSELQSIVTHRSRAARAGAVAVAVGVALSLLDLPRMTILEVSAENASRISPELGRKLEEVRSILLLDKDPSDALDMLGTSPSVHDAVPSAFYCFVRLDPEEAIVEAVNAGGDTDSVASITGALAGARYGTSWIPERWLSHLENRERIEELGRDLGQLSLRLSRRV
- a CDS encoding 50S ribosomal protein L13 produces the protein MIFDATGLVMGRLASITAKCLLQGEEIRIVNAEKAIISGSKESVLREYREMLERGTREKGPYFPKRPDRILKRTVRGMLPYKTGRGREAMARLRVYVGVPPDLSGMAFEQPDGAKVKRATSYIELGELSRMLGSEF
- a CDS encoding helix-turn-helix domain-containing protein; protein product: MRSPCEEIVWEVLPGIRATIAQELVRRGVSQREVSRLMDVTPAAVSQYVSGKRGYNIVFRDDIREEISRLAEDLMDGDAVDLIERMCEICKKARGDELCPVEIREEQTGPPG
- the rpsB gene encoding 30S ribosomal protein S2, which produces MVEEEVITVEGDYETLIPIDEYLAAGVHIGTQQKTSDMMKYIYRVRTDGLYVLDVQATDKRIRLAGKFLANYEPSKILVVSARQYGQRPATMFAKAVGARANVGRFIPNTLTNPSFAGYIEPDVLLVTDPAGDGQAVKEAVDIGIPVVALCDTNNMTSNVDLVIPTNNKGRKALTLIYWLLARQVMRERGEEEKFRYTVSDFEMEF
- a CDS encoding DNA-directed RNA polymerase subunit K, with product MKGEKYTRFERARIVGARALQIFMGAPVLIRTESIDPLEIALEEMRLGVIPITVKRDRKR
- a CDS encoding DNA-directed RNA polymerase subunit N, which gives rise to MIPVRCFSCGKVISSVWEEYRERIKSEPPGKVMDDLGIERYCCRRMLLSHVEVVDMLRRYQ
- a CDS encoding 50S ribosomal protein L18e, which codes for MKIIKKTNPRLVRLISDLKAASRESKAAIWRDVAERLEKPRRNYAAVNLSRINRHTGDDDTVLVAGKVLGAGEIDHRVTVAALGFSEQAASKIISAGGRCMKIEELMRLHPKGTGIKILR
- a CDS encoding class I SAM-dependent methyltransferase, whose protein sequence is MASLLHDMMWPVGPGTPDPAVPSNAPASTIMSPGGCKSASDRPAAPHCTQNPRDSWDLFYRRRGRSWGGITRDIPELPCGSRVLELGCGSGKTLRGMIGRGWHIVAIDISPRAVMLTRSIIREIAASGQRSDCKDTCSKGLTEDVEPIAADGRLLPFRDGAFDAVFAFHVLGHLLGPERSVMAGEIIRVTRRGGLVFFRGFSFDDLRAGGDEIEERTFIRGDGTITHYFTEEEVLQIFRQLSSTSVTTVRWSMRVGGLDLIRSEIRAAFRKE
- a CDS encoding MEMO1 family protein codes for the protein MRPPAAAGMFYPARAEALLAELSSAFRGLKREPMPVIGAVVPHAGYIYSGSVAAEVYARLPERETYVLIGPNHTGLGLPVAVSRETWRTPLGSVPVDLELADALEGSIVAHDELAHMEEHSIEVQLPFLQRCFSGFRILPICMGMQDQETAIEVGEAVADAIMRLGRSCSVIASSDLTHYLRHETARQLDTSILESIIRMDIDDLYSKIEMLDSRYYGHGVCGYGPMAATIAASRRLGASMGKLLRYATSGDVSGERGQVVGYGAVIFT